In Oncorhynchus masou masou isolate Uvic2021 unplaced genomic scaffold, UVic_Omas_1.1 unplaced_scaffold_1476, whole genome shotgun sequence, one DNA window encodes the following:
- the LOC135530982 gene encoding AP-5 complex subunit zeta-1-like: MYSAGTESLIKQAREIGEEELQKFYCRITKQLMGKEHGHDVIDSLQRLHLIMASTKYTRRLPVELHQRLLSLCVSSSVEQLTVLTSAVLRETLPPSGPGQIYTIHDHSPLPSHTAALMLSQFGGTTSRHTLSPSHSASSQHHHHLLPREPY, encoded by the exons ATGTATTCAGCAGGAACAGAGAGTTTGATCAAACAAGCCAG GGAGATCGGGGAGGAGGAGCTACAGAAGTTCTACTGCAGGATCACCAAGCAGCTGATGGGTAAAGAACACGGCCATGATGTCATCGACTCACTCCAGAGACTACACCTGATCATGGCCTCCACCAAGTACACTAGGAG GCTGCCAGTGGAGCTGCATCAGCGTCTGCTGTCGCTTTGTGTGTCTTCCTCTGTGGAGCAGCTGACTGTGTTGACCTCGGCAGTACTCAGAGAAACACTGCCCCCCTCTGGTCCGGGGCAGATCTACACCATACATGACCACAGCCCTTTACCCAGTCATACAGCTGCTTTAATGCTGTCACAG TTTGGAGGGACGACCAGCAGGCATACTCTCTCACCTTCACACTCTGCCTCTtctcaacaccatcatcacctaCTGCCCAGAGAGCCTTACTGA